The nucleotide sequence AGAATTTGAAAGTTTTAATGCTGCTGCAGCCAAGATAAAGATTCAGGGAAGAAACGTGCACCCAGGCTACGCAGCAGGCAAGATGAAAAATTCCATACTTATAGCAAATGATTTAGTTGGCAGATTTCCAGCTGACGAAGTTCCGGAAAGAACTGCCGGCTACGAAGGCTTCTATCACCTAAACTCAATGAAGGCAGAAGTGGAAGAAACAACCCTTCACTACATAATTAGGGACTTCAACAGAGAAAATTTTGAAAGAAGAAAGCAATTTGTACAGCATGTTATTGAAGAAATAAACAGGAAGTATGGAGAAGGTACTGCAATTCTTGAACTAAAGGATCAATACTACAACATGAAAGAAAAGATTGATGAAGTGAAATATATAGTGGATATTGCTCACGAAGCAATGGAATCAGTTGGTATTAAACCAATTATAAGACCTATAAGAGGTGGGACTGATGGTTCAAGACTAAGCTTTATGGGCCTTCCAACCCCAAATATCTTTGCCGGAGGAGAAAACTTCCACGGTAAGTTTGAGTATGTTCCAATACAATCCATGGAAAAGGCTGTTGAGGTTATAGTTAAAATAGCAGAGTTATTTGGTAAGAGGTAGAGAAAAGAGCACACAGAATAATTAATCATGGAAGGCACTGAAGACGTGGAAATACGCGAAGGGGCCTATTACGTTTAAATAAGCTTCCTTCGTGTATTTCTGCGCCTTTCGTGATTTTTATATGAAAATTATCCAACTTTATTCAACCATGGATTTCAATTTCTTGGACAACCCCAATCCAATAATTAAACTAAACTACTCCGTTCTTTCCACACCAAAGAAAAATAATGCAATAGTTCCCGGGCCGGAATGAGAGCCAATTACAGGGCCTACATAGTTTATTATTACATCCTTAACATTAACAGACTCTCTTATTAACTTCTCCAAGAGCCTTGCTTCGTCTTCAC is from Clostridium thermarum and encodes:
- the pepT gene encoding peptidase T, which produces MTSVVERFLKYVKMDTKSDEESTTVPSTAKQLELAKVLVKEMEEMGLVNVSLDENGYIIGELPSNIDKEVPVIGFIAHMDTSPDMSGENVNPQIVKNYDGGDIVLNKEQNVVLSPMEFPDLREYVGQDLITTDGTTLLGADDKAGIAEILTAVEYLIKHPEIKHGTIKIGFTPDEEIGKGADHFNVQAFAADFAYTIDGGKIGELEFESFNAAAAKIKIQGRNVHPGYAAGKMKNSILIANDLVGRFPADEVPERTAGYEGFYHLNSMKAEVEETTLHYIIRDFNRENFERRKQFVQHVIEEINRKYGEGTAILELKDQYYNMKEKIDEVKYIVDIAHEAMESVGIKPIIRPIRGGTDGSRLSFMGLPTPNIFAGGENFHGKFEYVPIQSMEKAVEVIVKIAELFGKR